CGTTCAACCAGAACTGGCACAAAATGCTAACAAAAAAGGTTTAATTGATCTATACAGCTCCTGCAGCTGAGTGGCTGTTAGGCGAGAATGCTCAAGGACGAATTTTAGAGGACTCCATCGACGGCCCTTGCATGCATACTGGCCTCATGTACAAGGGCCCGAAAATTCTGATTCGGCCCTGGCCCGATCACGCGTCGCTCTCGTGCAGCTGTTTACAGTCTTTGCCAGTTCTTGATGAACGAAGTCTAGTCGCGATCTGGTCATACCTCCTTCAACCATGCAGATCTTTTGTGCTTCGTTCCATGTCACCTCGTGTCTGTGAACCTTGTGAGCTCCTATGCCCGGCGTAACAATATAATCGCACCTATCTAAAAAGTGTATGCAGCCGATTCTGTCCTTATAACGTCGATACGGCAACGCACCTGAAATTAAAAGCTGGCTAGTGAGAATTTCGAAGCTCTTCAAACTGGTTCGAATTTTTGTAATAACGACCTTCTGTCACATTACCAATTCTCGACTAACATTGAGATGCGAAAGTATTCGACTGTCTCTCAAAACGAAATAAGTTTTTTATTATAGTaccaagcgatctaaatttcTTTGAGATGCTAGAGGAATTTTTTTACTAATGCATGGCGTTTGTTTGTAAACCTCTTTATATTAGTCTATAATGAAAGTTTGAAAAACGCCGTTTTGTAGATCTTGATAACTTATATGCCATCATCTAATAAACTAATCCCTCTAACATTTCAAACAAATGCAAATCATTTGGTTCAACTTGGAAAtaattattccgttttaaaaggcgttcgaatactttcgcctCTTACTGTAAGTATAATATTCACCTCCGTTTTTTATATCGTTGTTCTTGGTGAAATCTGTAGGTTGTCCATTCGAGAATTCTGCAATGAAAAGTGCGACTAAGATAATCACGAGAAACGTCAACGAAAACTTCCGCATAATGGCAGTCGCAAGTTTTGCGTCTGAGAATCACTAGCAACGACTGTATCCTCGATGCTGACTATCGGATCAAGCACTAACTGTTTGTATTGTCGCTGGACGATGCCTGATCCTTGCTGGTCGGTGATTAATTTGTTTGGTTTATGCGAACGTGCAACAGACACATTGACCGCAATACGCGATCTTGAACGAGCAGTCGATACCACCTGCAACGAGTGCTCGCTGTTTTATACTTTTACCTTCGGTCTTCACCTTCGATCTCGAACTTTTATCTACCTGGAACTGATAAGTCCATGAAATTATGCCTAATAAGTTAATAATTCTTATCAGAGAGTAACAAGACGAGAGTAAGATGTCGAGATAATATAAGATAACGTTGCCCGGAGACTTTGTCGTCTTTTGTCTTTTCGCGCGGGGCGGTTGAATTTGCCCGAAATCGAGGACAGTGCTAATAATTCGGTATTTATTGATTTTTGGTTCGATGCACCTTGAGGCACAGCCGTTCAACAGACTTCGCGGCGTACATGGACAAAATCACAGGTTAAAGGCTAAGCTACGGGGCAAAGCTACGACCAAGCGTTTTAGCGGACTGAGAAATGACAGAACAAAGTGTTTACGTTTTAGTGCCATCCTTCCTCTCTCGCTCGCACGCATTGATGTTATGTGTCGATCGTGCAAGCTCTTTTTGTTTCATCCAATCTCGACGTAAACTACAATCGATCTTTGTCACTGGTTTCAGTCAAATGATGTGTTGTTACTGGTAGGGAGACCCACGAGAAGCTAAGGAAGGGGTACCGTTTCCCTCGGGAGTGGAGCCTAGAGACCACCGATCGGTGTTTGTCCTGTGCCGAAAATCACTGCCCGTACGGGCAAGCTGTTTAACAGTTTTGTCTTAATGGATTCGATTACTTTGACGCGATAAAAAGACACTTTCGTTTTAAAACAACAGTAAAAGAGAAGCAAACATTTGATTGATATAAGTTTTCATGGGTTATTTAACAATGCTTTGAACTAGAAAAAAATAGTGTTAATTTTGTTCTAAATGTTGCTTATTTGGGTTTTAAACGGCATCGCTCGGAATCACTTTGTTTTGGATGGCTTGACGATGGCTAAACGGAATTACCtgaaacaaaaattcaacaAATGCTTAAAATTAAGATTGCATTGACCATTGAATATTTTCATTTCAGTGAAAATTATTAAAGTGACAGCTGCTTGTGTTTGACCTATCGAATTTGTACCAAAAATTCGTATGTTTTTTTGTTCATATTTcccgaaattattaaaaattataaaaacatgcaTCGTGGATGTGATAAAAGTATCTGCAGAGTTTCATGGTAATGGGTTGATTAGACCTCGCGATATCTTGCATACAGTTTCGAGTAAAACCCgtttaaagtttccgaacgtaatttCTCACATATTTAACGCTATGGCACGCAAGTTTTCGAATCAGTTACGGGTTTCttatttttagaaataatttGTCTTAAAGGCTGGAATCTTTTGCAATTTATTTTTAAGACTTCGAACTACTATTTCAGACAGAAAACAAAAATccgattttttcaaaatttcaaaGTGATCAGATCctttaatccatttttattcaGCGTTCAGTAATCTTTCCAATTATGACATTAAATGTAACATGCCATTATAAAGAAAGATTGAGAATGTTCATCTTATCTTGATCAAAAGTAAATAAAGAGaaactaattattatattatacaggtTGGTCCACGCAATTGTATCAGATCATAAACAATGCCAAAGGAGAAGCATAAAGAGCACTATAGAAGAGCACTACATCTGTAGTGCGCTTGGATGTTTTTGAATGCATCAGTGCATGTGTAATTAACAATTGCATCGTTTCTGTAAATAGAAATGCATATTTCTTATTGCACAGATCGATTTTTCTATTCATCCTACGTAAAAAATTATTAGGATGTCATGACAAAAAAAGAGGATATAATTTATTGAAGAAAAACGGAAATACGGATTTAAAAGATAATAAAGTTTTCTTGTGAATAATATACAAAGTCGTTAAGCTCGCTCGCTTTCGTCACATACATTGTTTCCCCTTTCGTGTTACACAATCTGTTATTCTCTGTTTTCTACTGAATTCATTCATACTCGCCTTCTGATAATTGACAAGCACAACACCTGACAGACATCAGCCAATGTCTCAATGCACCTAATACACGTTAATCAACGTCACCTGCTCCTCTCAAATGGCGCACACATACACATAATATTGCGCACATAGTGTACACGAAAAAAATACAATTCCACAGTACTCGAGATATTTTCAGAAAATGTCTTTGTTGATAAAGATACTGAAACACTTCATTACTACGTGAACGTAGTAAACATACACAGCGTCTAACAAGAGGAGGGTGGGACATCTGGAATTCGGATTTTGATGTGGCACAAATATGGTTTACGATAGATATAGTACAACAATGTACACATGTTCCAATGTTGGCTCAAATAGTCAAGCATTTTGGAAATATTTTGGAGATAAAGTAATGCTGACCTCTTCACAAAATCTGAGTCGTGAAAATGCAGCCGTGTATGTAAGCCAACGCAGTGGAAATGAGTCCCTTTCATTCAACAtagttttataattttttacttaatataattaattatattataattaactaattataattttttacttAAAATTGAATACTCTTACGATCTACAATTAGGAAAATATACCTTCCCATTTGAAAACGGTAAGTTGACCGTAAAATTTCGGCAACTACACAATGTATAAACAACAAAAAAATACAATATTACCTGCCCCCGTTATAACTTTACAACTTTTGTATTTGGCAATTTATAATCAGGTGCATAATTTGAAAGTTATTTGCGGTGAGCGAGTAAGTTTCACACTGCATGTCGGAATGTCATGGGGGTTGCAAACATGTAACTTAAAGTTAAATCTAAAAGGTTATCTGACCTTGAAAGGTCAGCCGAACTGAAATGAAGGATGGAAGAAAACTGAGGAAAGGGGAATGACAGAACCATCTGTTCGaaactaatttattatataaaagtgagttatataaatttattgataggctataatttaaaaaattgaggaTAATAAATGGTAATAACAATGATACTAATGAATCGTAATAATGGATAATTGCCTATTACATTTGTGATAATTTTTGTCGATCGGtagatataaataaatgaatgatagCAAAcataatttttgaaattttcgtaATGAGCAAACGCTGTTTCTTTCGTATCTTGATAGCGAGACAGTCGTGACATTCATTGCTTGGCAACGTTTTGAAACAGAACGCGCTTGTGTTTCAAAGAAAGTTGTGCCTTTTTTACCTATGCATTCATgagttattaataaattttgtacagtaattaaaaataaaatagaaattgaagaatttattgtattgttagctttaaaaccaagcgtacTTGATCATTCTCTTGCATCCATTGCCAAAAATTTGGTAATACATATATCTGTCAGATTTGTGGACtactgtaaattctctccaattgtccttcagcttgtagagTAAaatatttggaaagaggagatatgattgttcgagccttgcggttcgtttttatagttgccgattgccaagctgaaggaaaattagggagaatttactttattCCGATTATCTGGCCTTTATTCTCAAGCCCTTACAATTAGCGAGGTCACAGTCAAGTTTACAGGGCGTTCATTATTAAGTGTCGTTTTAAACTAGTGAAAAACGATAGACTATAAAAAGAAAACATTAAACGTATCTTTTATGTTTTTGCATagaatacatatgtatacaaaagtagaaaaagaaaagttttacATCTAAATTGATGCTTCACCCCGAATCTTACATGTCGAtaggtaaacataataaaagaatataaataatcaattcgtacacaaaATCTTACTTTTTCCATATGTTTATAATTCGGTGGCACGGAAATTGAGGCATGCACGGAAACTGGGACATCTATCATACACTAATAATGCTTGAAAGACGAATTATTAACTCAGTTTTACCAgcttttcattcgaaacagtcTGATTTAAAGCGCTACACAAATTGATTTCGCAGATGAACATAACCCGGTACTTACATTTAAAGGTCGAGGCCCCACCACCTCGGCCGTCAATTTCAAAGAGCATCGCACAGTGTTTGTCATAATTTGATCTCGGCTGACCGATAGACCATGGCTGATATTCCAACGTGTCGACAAACTGGCCGGTTACGGTGATCCACGTTCCGTTTTCAAACAGATCGTGAAAACCTAACCAGAGACCCACCACGGTCTCTTTATCTATCCACTTTTGGAACTGGGCTTCTTTCTTTGCAGAATCTAACACTGCCAAGTGTGCTGCAAGACAAATGTCCtttattttctttccttttttacaCACTATACCAGGGCTAGGAATTAATCAGCACGCAACATGAGCatcgcgagggctacgcctcctgacactcgtcgctcgtctcgttCCGAACGATCGCCTAAATgctatatacatacatgtaaAGCGACTAGCACAGGCACCTGAGATGCTCCGAGCCGAAAGTGACGGCCACGGGGAGCGAAACGCGCGACTGGAGTCAGAAGGCGTAGCCCTCGCTATCCTCATGTTgcgtgctggttaattccgTGCCCTGAAGTATACTATAGTACTCATGAGACAAAGCATCTTTGTGTTTACAGTCCCCCCTTCCAACTAGCTACCCGCAACTGCAATGGCGTAGCTAGTAAGAGGGGTGATATGAACGCAAAAGTGCCtccttgtcgcgtgaggactacgCGTTCAACCAGAACTGGCACAAAATGCTAACAAAAGGTTTAACTGATCTATACAGCGCCTGCAGCTGAGTGGCTGTTAGGCGAGAATGCTCAAGGACGAATTTTAGTGGACTCCATCGACGGCCCTTGCATGCATACTGGCCTCATGTACAAGGGCCCGAAAATTCTGATTCGGCCCTGGCCCGATCACGCGTCGCTCTCGTGCAGCTGTTTACAGTCTTTGCCAGTTCTTGATGAACGAAGTCTAGTCGCGATCTTGTTATACCTCCTTCCTCCATGCAGATCTTTCGGGCTTCATTCCATGTCACCCGGTTACGATGAATCTTGTGAGCTCCTATGCCCGGCGTAACAACATAATCGATCCTATCTAAAAAGGGTACGCAGCCGATTCTGTCCTCATAGCGCCGACACGGTAACACATCTGGAACTAATTGCTGCCTAGTTAGAATTTCGAAGCCCCTCAAACTCTTTCGATTCTTTTTAATAACGATCTTCTGCCATTCTACTAATTCTCGATTAATATTGAGACACGAAGATATTCGAAcgtcttctaaatcgaaataaCTTTTCTATTATTGGACCGAGTGATCTACATTTCGTTGAGATGTTAGatggatttgtttattagagaattGCTAAAAACTTGTTTTACAACATTGCAATTGGTTGAAATGACAGAAGAAACATTTAAAAATCTGGCGTTTTGTTAAACGTTTTAATCTCAGTCTTCgatgaatatttaaaaaataccgTTTTGTAGATCTTGATTGCTTATATGCCATCATCTAATAAACTAATCCCTCTAACATTTCAaacaaattcaaatcatttggttcaacttggaaataattattccgttttaaaaggcgttcgaatactttcgcctCTTACTGTAAGTATAATATTCACCTCCGTTTTTTATATCGTTGTTCTTGGTGAAATCTGTAGGTTGTCCACTCGAGAACTCCGCAACGAAAAGTGCGACTAAGGTAATCACGAGAAACGTGAACGAAAACTGCCGCATACTGGCAGTCGCAAGTTTTGCGTCTGAGAATCGCTAGCAACGATTGTATCCTCGATGCTGACTATCGGATCAAGCACTAACTGTTTGTATTGTCGCTGAACGATGCCTGATCCTTGCTGGTCGGTGATTAATTTGTTTGGTTTATGCGAACGTGCAATACACGATCTTGAAGGAGCAGTCGATAGTACCAGCAACGAGTGCTCGCTATTTTATACTTCTACCATCGATCATCACCTTCGATTTCGAACTGTCTTATCTCTCAGGAAGTGACAATTTCATATAATTATGCCTAATTAGTTAACAATTTTTATCACAGAGTAAGATGTCGAGATAATGTAAGATAACGTTGCCGGAGTCTTTGTCGTCTTGCCTGATCGCGCGGGGCTGATGACTCATTGTGGCGAATTTGCTAGCGATTTTGTGATGTGAATTTTCATACCAGCCTTTCTCACTCACTCGCACGCATTGCCGTTATGTGCCGTGTAACGAAATACAATTCGAGTGATAAAAAGCTATCCGTAATCTAATTATAGTTTGGCGAGACACGATGCAACGTAACGACGAAACGATCGATAATTTAACAATAGGCACTTGATTAAAGCACGCGTCGATGTTGCCACGTAACAATGCATATAACTCTTTCTGTTCGACTTAATAAGTTCGATTCTTTCTTACTTGCTGATAACAGGGGTATAAAAAGAATCGCGGCCAGTAATTAAAGGTTCGTTCGTATAcaaatttttcttatttttattacctGCCTTTGTTCGATTCGTTGTCCCGAAAACATTCGGTTGCGTGGTTTATTTTATTAGTACGTGAAGTGCTCGAATGATTACCAAAATAAATCGAatgttaaaaatataacttgaaCAGTTCGATTCACAAGTGAGAATTCTACGTAATTTCACGCGttggtcatttgttttgcgGAAATTGATCATTTCCCAATGACAGAAAATTAGCTATCCTGCCAGGATACCCAGCTAATGATAAGAAGAAATTCTCCGACAAACTTGACGCCTTCGTTTCTTCATAATTGTTTCAAAAACCGGAACCAAAAAAAACTCCCCAAAATATAGCTGCTGATATGGAACTTTGGATCCGCGACACCCGCAAACCGGACAGGAAAAGGTAAATAATTCGAAAACCTATCTATCCATCGCGTCCTACCATTGGACAGGCATcttctttaaccctagaaagataaccatatgacaacgtacgtaaaagataaccatatgcttcagaggcgcatgcttttctaaggcgtcaattttatactaacaatggatatttatttaagttaatctagtcattttaaaggtttggcattattgtaaaaataaaatgcatttatattatatttttttatattttaagtaattttaaacttaaatcactagacctctatgaaaaattaacaaaaatcaacagtcttcgcagacgcctctgcgacgtaggttatctttctcgggttaaacagCAGGCGAGAAAAATCTCAACACTTTTCTAATGTATCGTTCCAACAGCGAACTGATGTGAAATGTACTAAGTGTGGAAAAATAGGACACTTGGCCGAAAGATCTTAATAACCGAAATTTTCGATCACTTGAAGCCCGAACACCTCCAAGAATACGTCACTCTCAAGGCAAAAGATACAATAACGATGGAGGAAATTCAATCGACGAAGAAATATCCGGAATCTATCCAGAATTTAAACActcaattaaaaaaataattgccAGCTATAGAGAGACATTCGCATTGGAATCTATTCCCCGTCCCTGTACATCCTTAACCGAATACACGATAacattaaaaaatgataaagcAACCAATTGTAAAACTTGTCGACCCCTTGAATGTCATAATGACGAGATCCATTGACAGATACGTGACATGCTTAATAAAGAAATTTTAG
This genomic stretch from Megalopta genalis isolate 19385.01 chromosome 5, iyMegGena1_principal, whole genome shotgun sequence harbors:
- the LOC143259556 gene encoding hemolymph lipopolysaccharide-binding protein-like — its product is MRQFSFTFLVITLVALFVAEFSSGQPTDFTKNNDIKNGVPDVLPCRRYEDRIGCVPFLDRIDYVVTPGIGAHKIHRNRVTWNEARKICMEEGAHLAVLDSAKKEAQFQKWIDKETVVGLWLGFHDLFENGTWITVTGQFVDTLEYQPWSIGQPRSNYDKHCAMLFEIDGRGGGASTFKCKYRVMFICEINLCSALNQTVSNEKLVKLS